In Oryza sativa Japonica Group chromosome 3, ASM3414082v1, one DNA window encodes the following:
- the LOC4332176 gene encoding protein GID8 homolog, translating to MFLSRIVLRDLDSIDSPAASMASSKKLVTRDEWERKLRDVKIRKEDMNRLVMNFLVTEGFVDAADKFRVESGTQPDIDLATITDRMEVKRAVQSGNVQEAIEKINDLNPTILDTNPQLYFHLQQQKLIELIRAGKINEALEFAQEELAPRGEENQVFLEEIEKTVALLVFEDIKNCPYGELLDVSQRLKTASEVNAAILTSQSHEKDPKLPSLLKMLIWTQNQLDEKAAYPRINNFSTAALEDPAI from the exons ATGTTCCTCTCCCGCATCGTCCTCCGCGACCTGGACTCCATCGACtcccccgccgcctccatgGCGTCCTCCAAGAAGCTGGTGACGCGTGACGAGTGGGAGCGGAAGCTCCGCGACGTCAAGATCCGCAAGGAGGACATGAACCGCCTCGTCATGAACTTCCTCGTCACCGAGGGCTTCGTCGACGCTGCGGACAAGTTCCGCGTCGAGTCCGGCACCCAAC CGGATATTGACCTGGCCACCATCACGGATCGGATGGAGGTGAAGAGAGCGGTGCAATCAGGGAATGTTCAGGAGGCCATCGAGAAGATTAACGATCTTAATCCCACG ATTCTGGACACAAATCCCCAACTGTACTTTCATCTGCAACAACAGAAGCTAATAGAATTGATTCGTGCGGGAAAAATAAATGAAGCTTTGGAGTTTGCACAAGAAGAACTCGCTCCAAGAGGCGAAGAAAAT CAAGTCTTTCTTGAAGAAATAGAGAAAACTGTAGCACTTTTGGTTTTTGAAGATATAAAGAACTGTCCATATGGGGAACTATTGGATGTTTCCCAACGATTGAAGACCGCAAGTGAAGTTAATGCTGCCATTCTTACAAGCCAAAGTCATGAGAAAG ATCCAAAGCTCCCTAGCCTTCTAAAGATGTTAATTTGGACTCAAAACCAACTGGACGAAAAGGCAGCATATCCACGAATCAACAATTTCTCCACTGCCGCACTTGAAGATCCAGCGATttga